In Micromonospora sp. WMMD980, the following are encoded in one genomic region:
- a CDS encoding PAS domain-containing sensor histidine kinase, which yields MSTLRDLAEEHTTLRPADIDHLHRIAGDWQLLSDLSFADLLLWVPVDGDGTFLCVAQVRPTTAPTAYLDDQVGRIVGGPEVAHLEVAHRQGRIWREGDPVWYGDVPARHEAIPVWLRTGDGENGEVVAVVGRDTNLSTARTPSQLELNYLTTADDLAQMIADGTFPPPRHPGETTSAPRVGDGLVRLDANGKVTYASPNAQSAYRRLGYASHLVGEDLAKLHRRLAGDPLEGTDAGNAVLAALRGEAPPRREIDARGATMLTRALPLMPAGVPIGALVLVRDITEVRRRDRALITKDATIREIHHRVKNNLQTVAALLRLQARRVAMPEARVALEESVRRVASIALVHETLSMSSDEAVEFDGIVDRVASAATEVAATEVTVGMRRTGSFGVLPAEIATSLVMVLNELLLNAVEHGFPPADEDAEPAPADAPRPEVVVSVHRRRKELHVAVTDNGGGLPGQFDAERGGNLGLQIVRALVTGELRGTIELRNGTAGGTEAILVVPLARGTTDRLTGRAGPP from the coding sequence GTGTCCACCCTCCGTGACCTCGCCGAGGAGCACACCACGCTCCGGCCGGCGGACATCGACCACCTGCACCGCATCGCCGGTGACTGGCAGCTGCTGTCCGACCTCTCCTTCGCCGACCTGCTGCTCTGGGTGCCGGTGGACGGCGACGGCACCTTCCTCTGCGTGGCCCAGGTGCGCCCGACCACCGCCCCCACCGCCTACCTCGACGACCAGGTCGGTCGCATCGTGGGCGGCCCCGAGGTGGCGCACCTGGAGGTGGCCCACCGGCAGGGGCGGATCTGGCGGGAGGGCGACCCGGTCTGGTACGGCGACGTGCCGGCCCGGCACGAGGCCATCCCGGTGTGGCTGCGCACCGGCGACGGGGAGAACGGCGAGGTCGTCGCCGTGGTCGGCCGGGACACCAACCTCTCCACCGCGCGCACCCCGAGCCAGCTCGAACTGAACTACCTGACCACCGCGGACGACCTGGCCCAGATGATCGCCGACGGCACGTTCCCGCCGCCCCGGCACCCCGGCGAGACCACCTCCGCGCCCCGGGTCGGCGACGGCCTGGTGCGGCTGGACGCCAACGGCAAGGTCACCTACGCCAGCCCGAACGCGCAGTCCGCGTACCGCCGGCTGGGTTACGCCTCCCACCTGGTCGGGGAGGACCTGGCCAAGCTGCACCGCCGGCTGGCCGGCGACCCGCTCGAAGGCACCGACGCGGGCAACGCGGTCCTCGCCGCGCTGCGCGGCGAGGCCCCGCCCCGGCGGGAGATCGACGCCCGGGGCGCCACCATGCTGACCCGGGCGCTGCCGCTGATGCCCGCCGGGGTGCCGATCGGCGCGCTGGTGCTGGTCCGCGACATCACCGAGGTACGCCGCCGCGACCGTGCCCTGATCACCAAGGACGCCACCATCCGGGAGATCCACCACCGGGTGAAGAACAACCTGCAGACCGTCGCCGCGCTGCTGCGCCTCCAGGCCCGGCGGGTGGCCATGCCGGAGGCCCGGGTCGCGCTGGAGGAGTCGGTACGCCGGGTCGCCTCCATCGCGCTGGTGCACGAGACGCTCTCCATGTCCAGCGACGAGGCGGTGGAGTTCGACGGCATCGTGGACCGGGTGGCCAGCGCCGCGACCGAGGTGGCCGCCACCGAGGTGACCGTCGGGATGCGCCGCACGGGCAGCTTCGGCGTACTGCCCGCCGAGATCGCCACGTCGCTGGTGATGGTGCTCAACGAGTTGCTGCTCAACGCCGTCGAGCACGGCTTCCCGCCGGCCGACGAGGACGCCGAGCCCGCGCCGGCCGACGCGCCGCGACCCGAGGTGGTGGTCTCGGTGCACCGGCGCCGCAAGGAGTTGCACGTGGCGGTCACCGACAACGGCGGTGGCCTGCCCGGGCAGTTCGACGCCGAGCGCGGCGGCAACCTCGGGCTCCAGATCGTCCGGGCGCTCGTCACCGGCGAGCTGCGCGGCACCATCGAGCTGCGCAACGGAACGGCCGGCGGCACCGAGGCGATCCTCGTGGTCCCGTTGGCCCGCGGCACCACCGACCGCCTCACCGGGCGAGCAGGGCCACCGTGA
- the sodN gene encoding superoxide dismutase, Ni yields the protein MRLPRILTPRVTASAHCDLPCGVYDPAQARIEAESVKMICEKYQANTDPEFRTRAILIKEQRADLVKHHLWVLWTDYFKPQHFEKYPHLHQLFNEATKLAGAAGAKGGTDPAKADELLSKIDEISKIFWETKQA from the coding sequence ATGCGCCTTCCTCGCATCCTCACGCCCCGGGTGACCGCAAGCGCCCACTGTGACCTGCCCTGCGGCGTCTACGACCCGGCCCAGGCCCGGATCGAGGCCGAGTCGGTCAAAATGATCTGCGAGAAGTACCAGGCGAACACCGACCCGGAGTTCCGCACCCGCGCCATCCTGATCAAGGAGCAGCGGGCCGACCTGGTCAAGCACCACCTGTGGGTGCTCTGGACCGACTACTTCAAGCCGCAGCACTTCGAGAAGTACCCGCACCTGCACCAGCTCTTCAACGAGGCCACCAAGCTGGCCGGCGCGGCCGGCGCCAAGGGCGGCACCGACCCGGCCAAGGCCGACGAGCTGCTCTCGAAGATCGACGAGATCTCCAAGATCTTCTGGGAGACCAAGCAGGCGTGA
- a CDS encoding SIS domain-containing protein has translation MAADIDEQPAGYERLLATEHATAIAQVAAAVARRRPRHVVFTARGTSDHAALYAAYLTEIRLGLPAGLASPSAVTLFGARPDLSDALVVGVSQSGGSPDLAEVLRVARDSGALTLAVTNNPDSPLVETAELSVDIAAGHERAVAATKTYTAELLALLMLVEGVRAGDGALPAEERDALARLPELAARTLADDTPARLAPRYRFAAQLVTTGRGYAYPTAREAALKLMETSYLPALAFSGADLLHGPLAMTDPDVPVLAVVGSGPGGESMREVLPRLGERRADVVVVGSAEVGATRMAVPDVDERYAPLLDILPLQRLALALALARGEDPDAPRGLKKVTATM, from the coding sequence ATGGCCGCCGACATCGACGAGCAGCCGGCCGGCTACGAGCGCCTGCTCGCCACCGAGCACGCCACGGCGATCGCCCAGGTGGCGGCGGCCGTCGCGCGGCGGCGACCCCGCCACGTGGTCTTCACCGCCCGGGGCACCTCCGACCACGCCGCGCTCTACGCCGCCTACCTCACCGAGATCCGCCTCGGGCTGCCCGCCGGGCTCGCCTCGCCCAGCGCGGTCACCCTCTTCGGCGCCCGCCCCGACCTGTCCGACGCGCTCGTCGTCGGCGTCAGCCAGAGCGGCGGCTCGCCCGACCTCGCGGAGGTGCTGCGGGTGGCCCGGGACTCCGGCGCGCTCACCCTCGCGGTCACCAACAACCCCGACTCGCCGCTGGTGGAGACCGCCGAGTTGAGCGTGGACATCGCCGCCGGCCACGAGCGCGCGGTCGCCGCCACCAAGACCTACACCGCCGAGCTGCTCGCGCTCCTCATGCTCGTCGAGGGGGTACGCGCCGGCGACGGCGCGCTGCCCGCCGAGGAGCGGGACGCGCTGGCCCGGCTGCCCGAGTTGGCCGCCCGCACGCTCGCCGACGACACCCCGGCCCGGCTCGCCCCGCGCTACCGGTTCGCCGCCCAGCTCGTCACCACCGGCCGGGGCTACGCCTACCCGACCGCCCGGGAGGCGGCGCTGAAGCTGATGGAGACGTCCTACCTGCCGGCGCTCGCCTTCTCCGGCGCCGACCTGCTGCACGGCCCGCTCGCCATGACCGACCCGGACGTGCCGGTGCTCGCCGTGGTCGGCTCCGGCCCCGGCGGTGAGTCGATGCGCGAGGTGCTGCCCCGGCTCGGCGAGCGCCGGGCCGACGTGGTGGTGGTCGGCTCCGCCGAGGTCGGCGCCACCCGGATGGCGGTGCCCGACGTCGACGAGCGCTACGCGCCGCTGCTCGACATCCTGCCGCTGCAACGGCTCGCGCTGGCCCTGGCGCTGGCCCGGGGCGAGGACCCGGACGCACCACGCGGGTTGAAGAAGGTCACCGCGACGATGTGA
- a CDS encoding GNAT family N-acetyltransferase, with the protein MTSPATAPTIRPVRPEDVPAVVAMVHELAEYERAPEQCHLTVDQLHAALFGGAPALFGHVAVDADDEPVGFALWFLNFSTWAGVHGIYLEDLYVRPDARGTGAGRLLLAALAAICVERGYQRLDWWMINWNPAARFYAAIGATPMDEWTPYRLTGAALRDLAARGDARAHPPGRLTG; encoded by the coding sequence GTGACCTCGCCCGCCACGGCACCGACGATCCGGCCGGTACGTCCCGAGGACGTGCCGGCCGTCGTCGCCATGGTGCACGAACTCGCCGAGTACGAGCGCGCACCGGAGCAGTGTCACCTCACCGTCGACCAACTCCACGCCGCGCTGTTCGGAGGCGCGCCGGCGCTGTTCGGGCACGTCGCGGTGGACGCGGACGACGAGCCGGTGGGCTTCGCCCTCTGGTTCCTCAACTTCTCGACCTGGGCCGGCGTGCACGGCATCTACCTGGAGGACCTCTACGTCCGGCCGGACGCCCGGGGCACCGGCGCCGGCCGCCTGCTGCTGGCCGCCCTGGCCGCGATCTGCGTCGAGCGGGGTTACCAGCGGCTCGACTGGTGGATGATCAACTGGAACCCGGCGGCCCGCTTCTACGCCGCGATCGGCGCCACGCCGATGGACGAGTGGACGCCGTACCGGCTGACCGGGGCCGCGCTGCGCGACCTCGCCGCACGGGGCGACGCCCGCGCCCACCCACCCGGCCGCCTGACCGGGTAG
- a CDS encoding ATP-binding protein, with the protein MTQLTGQPTTDDDVVHLTVPADGGYLGVLRTATAGLAARLQFALDEIEDLRIAVDEACAMLLAIATRDAELECRFAVTEDALTVEVTVPTVRGATLPSESSFAWKVLTALTTSAGARAADGRATIALLTRRSGGF; encoded by the coding sequence GTGACTCAACTGACCGGGCAGCCGACGACGGATGACGACGTCGTGCACCTCACCGTGCCCGCCGACGGTGGTTACCTCGGCGTGCTCCGCACCGCCACGGCCGGGCTCGCGGCCCGGCTCCAGTTCGCCCTCGACGAGATCGAGGACCTGCGCATCGCGGTCGACGAGGCGTGCGCGATGCTGCTCGCCATCGCCACCCGCGACGCCGAACTGGAGTGCCGCTTCGCGGTCACCGAGGACGCGCTCACCGTCGAGGTGACCGTGCCGACCGTGCGGGGGGCCACGCTTCCGTCCGAGTCGTCCTTCGCCTGGAAGGTGCTCACCGCGTTGACCACCTCGGCGGGCGCCCGGGCGGCCGACGGCCGGGCCACCATCGCGCTGCTGACCCGCCGCTCCGGCGGCTTCTGA
- a CDS encoding S24/S26 family peptidase, translated as MLSSGREVKPVLPVLITGPSMSPTLRHGDAVLVRTGGRPVRPGDVVIAVFRSRPDLLVVKRAVEPRAGGWWLRGDNDLVTDDSRAYGVADVRGRVVARWWPRPGRIRGGQG; from the coding sequence ATGCTTTCCAGCGGGCGGGAGGTGAAACCCGTGCTGCCCGTGCTGATCACCGGTCCGTCCATGTCGCCGACCCTGCGCCACGGCGACGCGGTGCTGGTCCGCACCGGCGGCCGGCCGGTCCGCCCCGGTGACGTGGTGATCGCGGTCTTCCGCAGCCGGCCCGACCTGCTGGTGGTGAAGCGCGCGGTCGAGCCGCGTGCCGGCGGCTGGTGGCTGCGCGGCGACAACGACCTGGTCACCGACGACTCCCGGGCGTACGGGGTGGCCGACGTGCGCGGCCGGGTGGTGGCCCGCTGGTGGCCGCGTCCCGGCCGGATCAGGGGCGGGCAGGGGTAG
- a CDS encoding CbiX/SirB N-terminal domain-containing protein, producing MVLVAHGSRDPRAAEATRALARAVATACPGRPVLPSWLDHADPGPADVLRHLAADGHSRVVLVPLLLTAAYHRKVDIPAAVAAAGAGLDVRVTEVLGPTGGVVDGRLLAALRRRLAEAAGEDADAVVLAAAGTRDAGARASVGRVAAALGAGLGVPCRVSYASAAPPEVGGAVARLRAAGARRVAVAAYFLAPGRFHDGVRAAARSAGAVAVAEPLTDLPELADLVRRRVTAAG from the coding sequence GTGGTGCTGGTGGCACACGGCAGCCGTGACCCGCGCGCGGCGGAGGCGACCCGGGCGTTGGCCCGGGCGGTGGCGACCGCCTGCCCGGGCCGTCCGGTGCTGCCGAGCTGGCTGGACCACGCCGATCCCGGGCCGGCCGACGTGCTGCGCCACCTGGCCGCCGACGGGCACTCCCGAGTGGTCCTGGTGCCGTTGCTGCTGACCGCCGCGTACCACCGGAAGGTGGACATCCCGGCGGCGGTGGCGGCGGCCGGCGCGGGCCTGGACGTGCGGGTGACGGAGGTGCTGGGGCCGACCGGCGGCGTGGTCGACGGCCGGTTGCTGGCCGCGCTGCGGCGCCGGCTGGCCGAGGCGGCCGGGGAGGACGCGGACGCGGTGGTGCTGGCCGCGGCCGGCACCCGGGACGCCGGTGCGCGTGCCTCGGTGGGCCGGGTCGCCGCGGCGCTCGGCGCCGGCCTGGGCGTGCCCTGCCGGGTCTCGTACGCCTCGGCCGCGCCCCCGGAGGTCGGCGGCGCGGTGGCGCGGCTGCGCGCGGCGGGTGCCCGGCGGGTCGCGGTGGCGGCCTACTTCCTGGCCCCCGGCCGGTTCCACGACGGGGTACGCGCGGCGGCCCGCTCGGCCGGTGCGGTGGCGGTCGCCGAGCCGCTCACCGACCTGCCGGAACTGGCCGACCTGGTGCGGCGGCGGGTGACGGCGGCGGGCTGA
- a CDS encoding diacylglycerol kinase family protein encodes MRAVLVVNPKATTTSERSRDVLVRALRSEVDLSVRYTRRRGHAMDLAREAAQEGVDLVVTLGGDGTVNEVVNGLMAAEPPTFRTGPTSAERLPALATVPGGSTNVFARALGLPREWPDGTSMILEGLRLGRSRTIGLGRADDRYFTFCAGFGLDAAVIRRVEQARRRGRVATPALYFRSTASQYFVGSDRRHPPITLERPGEAPATELATAIIQNTAPWTYLGDREINPNPEASFDSGLDVLAIRQLKVASTARTVTQFFSRQPDPHGKQVLRLHDLSEFTLVATRPLPFQLDGDYLGEREKVRFTSVPAALRVIC; translated from the coding sequence ATGCGGGCCGTCCTGGTGGTCAATCCGAAGGCCACCACCACAAGCGAGCGCAGCCGGGACGTGCTGGTCCGGGCACTGCGCAGTGAAGTCGACCTGTCGGTGCGCTACACCCGCCGACGGGGCCACGCCATGGACCTGGCCCGGGAGGCCGCCCAGGAGGGCGTCGACCTGGTGGTCACGCTCGGCGGCGACGGCACGGTCAACGAGGTGGTCAACGGGTTGATGGCGGCGGAGCCGCCGACGTTCCGCACCGGCCCGACCTCGGCGGAGCGACTGCCGGCGCTGGCGACCGTGCCGGGCGGCTCGACGAACGTCTTCGCCCGCGCCCTCGGCCTGCCGCGGGAGTGGCCGGACGGCACCAGCATGATCCTGGAGGGACTGCGCCTGGGCCGGTCCCGCACCATCGGGCTGGGCCGGGCGGACGACCGCTACTTCACGTTCTGCGCGGGCTTCGGGCTGGACGCGGCGGTGATCCGCCGGGTGGAGCAGGCCCGCAGGCGGGGCCGGGTCGCCACGCCGGCGCTCTACTTCCGGTCCACCGCGAGCCAGTACTTCGTCGGTTCGGACCGCCGGCACCCGCCGATCACGCTGGAGCGTCCGGGGGAGGCGCCGGCGACCGAGTTGGCCACCGCCATCATCCAGAACACCGCGCCGTGGACCTACCTGGGCGACCGGGAGATCAACCCGAATCCGGAGGCGTCGTTCGACAGCGGGCTCGACGTGCTGGCGATCCGACAGCTCAAGGTGGCGAGCACCGCACGCACGGTGACCCAGTTCTTCTCCCGGCAGCCCGATCCGCACGGCAAGCAGGTGCTCCGGTTGCACGACCTGTCGGAGTTCACGCTGGTCGCGACGCGTCCGCTCCCGTTCCAGCTCGACGGCGACTATCTCGGCGAACGGGAAAAAGTCAGATTCACCTCCGTGCCGGCCGCACTGAGAGTAATCTGCTAG
- a CDS encoding phosphoadenylyl-sulfate reductase, with protein sequence MTGLLSAAGLGLVGAGATDPADEARRDPEELRALAEEAGRELADAPALEIARWAAQTFGDRFCVTSSMADGVVAHLVSRVAPGVDVVFLDTGLHFPETLRVRDEVARRMPVRVRSIRPRMTVGQQDGQYGPRLFNRSPDECCQLRKVEPLERALAGYDAWAAGLRRDESPTRANTPVVGFDARRGKIKVNPIAAWTQREVDAYVARHGIPVNELFARGYGSIGCWPCTRRTKAGEDPRAGRWAMFEKTECGLHT encoded by the coding sequence GTGACCGGCCTGCTCTCCGCCGCCGGTCTGGGCCTGGTCGGCGCGGGCGCGACCGACCCGGCGGATGAGGCCCGGCGGGACCCGGAGGAGCTGCGCGCGCTGGCCGAGGAGGCCGGGCGGGAGTTGGCGGACGCGCCCGCGCTGGAGATCGCCCGCTGGGCGGCGCAGACGTTCGGGGACCGGTTCTGCGTGACCAGCTCGATGGCCGACGGCGTGGTGGCGCACCTGGTGTCCCGGGTCGCCCCCGGCGTCGACGTGGTGTTCCTGGACACCGGCCTGCACTTCCCGGAGACGCTCCGGGTGCGTGACGAGGTGGCCCGGCGGATGCCGGTGCGGGTCCGCTCGATCCGGCCCCGGATGACCGTGGGCCAGCAGGACGGCCAGTACGGACCCCGCCTGTTCAACAGATCCCCGGACGAGTGCTGCCAGCTACGCAAGGTCGAGCCGCTGGAGCGGGCGCTGGCCGGGTACGACGCCTGGGCCGCCGGGCTGCGCCGGGACGAGTCCCCGACGCGGGCCAACACGCCCGTGGTGGGTTTCGACGCCAGGCGCGGCAAGATCAAGGTGAACCCGATCGCGGCCTGGACGCAGCGCGAGGTGGACGCGTACGTGGCCCGCCACGGCATTCCGGTCAACGAGCTGTTCGCCCGGGGCTACGGCTCGATCGGCTGCTGGCCGTGCACCCGCCGGACGAAGGCGGGGGAGGACCCCCGGGCCGGCCGGTGGGCGATGTTCGAGAAGACCGAGTGCGGGCTGCACACCTGA
- a CDS encoding WhiB family transcriptional regulator produces MDWRHDSVCRDEDPELFFPIGTSGPALLQVEQAKAVCRRCPVTDQCLQWALESGQDAGVWGGMSEEERRAVKRRGGLRVLRAHSA; encoded by the coding sequence ATGGACTGGCGCCACGATTCGGTCTGCCGCGACGAGGACCCGGAGCTGTTCTTCCCGATCGGGACGTCCGGTCCGGCCCTCCTGCAGGTGGAGCAGGCGAAGGCCGTCTGCCGGCGCTGCCCCGTGACCGACCAGTGCCTGCAGTGGGCGCTGGAGTCCGGTCAGGACGCCGGCGTCTGGGGCGGGATGAGCGAGGAGGAGCGCCGCGCGGTGAAGCGCCGCGGCGGTCTCCGGGTGCTGCGCGCTCACTCCGCCTGA
- a CDS encoding glycosyltransferase family 39 protein: MWAVPGLLTLAVTLVRIGHAQPWRDELATWSAATRPLPDLVRLTRTIDAATGPYYLLMHGWTALAGTSPTALRLPSALAMAAAAALTARLGARLVGDRAGLLAGLLFAVLPATSRYGQEARPYALATLLAVLATLLLVDALRRPTWRRWAGYAVAVAALGLLHLVALTLLAAHAVAVLLTAARGPTTAGLDPPGEPGAGPGNVARDARAAPAPGRRLLGRWLVTLLPTALLVGPLALVARGQRGRQLDWVDPARLPDLASLPGGLAQSGVLGGFLLGLAALGSARLGRRSLLPGAAVLLPVLLLFAAGTVVPLWVTRYLVFTVPFACVLAGAALAATTPAGTPRPAPAPPETEPPRSGPAGTGPPRTEPARTEPAGTGPPRAEPHTAGPAGTGPASTAPARTGAAATRTGAGGGLGAALAVITLAGLLGLPDQVALCRTHEWPRSAPVDYAGAARIVAAGQRPGDAVVYSPRDGWLFPDLGLAYHLGSRVPRDVLVVRDQRADGSLWAVECGDPARCLAGVDRVWLVVTGRRADPLAAVPGAKGEALRGGFTVRQVWPRPGLTVALLAR; encoded by the coding sequence GTGTGGGCGGTTCCCGGCCTGCTCACGCTCGCGGTCACCCTGGTCCGGATCGGCCACGCGCAGCCCTGGCGGGACGAGCTGGCCACCTGGAGCGCCGCCACCCGCCCCCTTCCCGACCTGGTCCGCCTCACCCGCACCATCGACGCCGCCACCGGCCCGTACTACCTGCTCATGCACGGTTGGACCGCGCTGGCCGGCACCTCGCCCACGGCGCTGCGGCTGCCCTCCGCGCTCGCCATGGCGGCCGCCGCCGCGCTGACCGCCCGGCTCGGCGCGCGCCTGGTCGGTGACCGGGCCGGGCTGCTGGCCGGGCTGCTGTTCGCCGTGCTTCCGGCCACCTCGCGGTACGGCCAGGAGGCCCGCCCGTACGCGCTCGCCACACTGCTCGCCGTGCTGGCCACGCTGCTGCTGGTCGACGCGCTGCGCCGGCCGACCTGGCGACGCTGGGCCGGGTACGCGGTCGCGGTCGCCGCGCTCGGCCTGCTCCATCTGGTCGCGCTCACCCTGCTCGCCGCGCACGCGGTGGCGGTGCTGCTGACCGCCGCCCGCGGCCCAACCACCGCCGGCCTCGACCCGCCCGGTGAGCCCGGGGCGGGACCGGGGAACGTGGCGCGCGACGCCCGAGCGGCACCGGCGCCCGGCCGGCGATTGCTCGGGCGGTGGCTGGTGACGCTGCTGCCGACGGCTCTGCTGGTGGGCCCGCTGGCGCTGGTGGCCCGGGGACAGCGCGGCCGGCAACTCGACTGGGTGGACCCGGCCCGCCTGCCGGATCTGGCGTCGCTGCCGGGCGGGCTGGCGCAGAGCGGCGTGCTGGGCGGGTTCCTGCTGGGGCTCGCCGCGCTCGGTTCGGCCCGGCTCGGCCGGCGGTCGCTGCTGCCCGGGGCGGCGGTGCTGCTGCCGGTGCTGCTGCTCTTCGCCGCCGGCACGGTGGTGCCGCTCTGGGTGACCCGCTACCTGGTCTTCACCGTGCCGTTCGCCTGCGTGCTGGCCGGGGCCGCACTGGCCGCGACGACGCCGGCCGGCACCCCCCGGCCCGCTCCGGCACCACCCGAAACCGAGCCGCCCCGATCCGGACCGGCCGGAACAGGGCCACCCCGAACCGAGCCCGCCCGAACCGAGCCGGCCGGAACAGGGCCGCCCCGAGCGGAACCGCACACAGCGGGACCAGCCGGAACCGGACCCGCCAGCACAGCACCCGCCAGGACCGGAGCCGCCGCGACGAGAACGGGTGCCGGCGGTGGGCTCGGGGCGGCGTTGGCCGTGATCACGCTGGCCGGGCTGCTCGGCCTGCCCGACCAGGTGGCGTTGTGCCGGACCCACGAGTGGCCCCGCAGCGCACCGGTCGACTACGCCGGCGCGGCCCGGATCGTCGCGGCCGGCCAGCGGCCGGGAGACGCGGTCGTCTACTCGCCCCGGGACGGCTGGCTCTTCCCGGATCTGGGCCTGGCGTACCACCTGGGGTCGCGGGTGCCCCGCGACGTGCTGGTGGTCCGCGACCAGCGGGCGGACGGCAGCCTCTGGGCCGTCGAGTGCGGGGATCCGGCCCGCTGCCTGGCCGGCGTGGACCGGGTCTGGCTCGTCGTCACCGGCCGCCGGGCGGATCCGCTGGCGGCGGTGCCCGGCGCCAAGGGCGAGGCGCTGCGTGGCGGCTTCACCGTCCGCCAGGTCTGGCCCCGCCCGGGCCTCACGGTGGCCCTGCTCGCCCGGTGA
- a CDS encoding nitrite/sulfite reductase — translation MAVSSTPTRPDQPAPAARAPRRPRGEGQWALGHREPLNPNERIKKDDDPLNVRDRIENIYAHRGFASIDPQDLRGRFRWWGLYTQRKAGIDGGRTAVLEPHELEDEFFMLRVRVDGGQLNLAQLRVIAEISREFARDTADITDRQNIQYHWIRVEDMPEIWRRLEAVGLQTTEACGDCPRIVLGSPVAGVARDELLDPTPAIDEIVRRYVGDKQFSNLPRKFKTSISWLVDTPYEANDIAFLGVDHPEHGPGFDVWVGGGLSTNPMLAKRLGVWVPLHEVPDVWAGVVGIFRDYGYRRLRNRARLKFLVADWGVERFREVLEKDYLGRALLDGPAAELPAKPVDHIGVHPQRDGANYVGAAPVVGRVSGTQLAALADVVEAHGSDRVRLTPYQKLLVLDVAPERTEELVTALRGIGLAARPSAWRRGTMACTGIEFCKLAIVETKRRGEELVARLEERLRDFDADISIHLNGCPNACARTQVADIGLKGQLVVGPDGRQVEGFQVHLGGGLGMAAGQTAGFGRKLRGLKTTADDLPEYVERLARRYLAGRTDGESFANWVIRVDEEELR, via the coding sequence ATGGCGGTCAGCAGCACCCCCACCCGCCCCGACCAGCCGGCTCCCGCCGCCCGGGCGCCCCGTCGGCCGCGCGGCGAGGGCCAGTGGGCGCTCGGGCACCGCGAGCCGCTCAACCCCAACGAGCGGATCAAGAAGGACGACGACCCGCTGAACGTGCGGGACCGGATCGAGAACATCTACGCCCACCGGGGCTTCGCCTCGATCGACCCGCAGGACCTGCGCGGCCGGTTCCGCTGGTGGGGCCTCTACACCCAGCGCAAGGCGGGCATCGACGGCGGGCGCACCGCCGTGCTGGAGCCGCACGAGCTGGAGGACGAGTTCTTCATGCTCCGGGTGCGGGTGGACGGCGGCCAGCTCAACCTGGCCCAGCTCCGGGTGATCGCGGAGATCTCCCGGGAGTTCGCCCGGGACACCGCCGACATCACCGACCGGCAGAACATCCAGTACCACTGGATCCGGGTCGAGGACATGCCGGAGATCTGGCGCCGGCTGGAGGCGGTCGGCCTGCAGACCACCGAGGCGTGCGGCGACTGCCCCCGGATCGTGCTCGGCAGCCCGGTGGCCGGGGTGGCGCGCGACGAGCTGCTCGACCCCACCCCGGCGATCGACGAGATCGTCCGCCGGTACGTCGGCGACAAGCAGTTCTCCAACCTGCCCCGCAAGTTCAAGACCTCGATCTCCTGGCTGGTCGACACGCCGTACGAGGCGAACGACATCGCGTTCCTCGGCGTCGACCACCCGGAACACGGGCCGGGCTTCGACGTCTGGGTGGGCGGCGGGCTCTCCACCAACCCGATGCTGGCCAAGCGGCTCGGCGTCTGGGTGCCGCTGCACGAGGTGCCGGACGTGTGGGCCGGCGTGGTCGGCATCTTCCGCGACTACGGCTACCGCCGGCTGCGCAACCGGGCCCGGCTGAAGTTCCTGGTGGCCGACTGGGGCGTGGAGCGCTTCCGCGAGGTGCTGGAGAAGGACTACCTGGGCCGGGCCCTGCTCGACGGGCCGGCCGCGGAGCTGCCGGCGAAGCCGGTCGACCACATCGGCGTGCACCCGCAGCGCGACGGCGCCAACTACGTGGGCGCGGCCCCGGTGGTGGGTCGGGTGTCCGGCACCCAGCTCGCCGCGCTGGCCGACGTGGTCGAGGCGCACGGCAGCGACCGGGTGCGGCTCACGCCGTACCAGAAACTGCTGGTGCTGGACGTGGCGCCGGAGCGGACCGAGGAGCTGGTGACGGCGCTGCGCGGGATCGGCCTGGCGGCCCGGCCGTCGGCCTGGCGGCGCGGCACCATGGCCTGCACCGGCATCGAGTTCTGCAAGCTGGCCATCGTGGAGACCAAGCGACGAGGCGAGGAGCTGGTGGCCCGGCTGGAGGAGCGGCTGCGCGACTTCGACGCGGACATCTCCATCCACCTCAACGGCTGCCCGAACGCCTGCGCCCGTACCCAGGTCGCGGATATCGGGCTCAAGGGCCAACTGGTGGTCGGTCCGGACGGCCGGCAGGTCGAGGGCTTCCAGGTGCACCTCGGCGGCGGCCTCGGCATGGCCGCGGGGCAGACCGCCGGCTTCGGCCGCAAGCTGCGCGGCCTGAAGACCACCGCCGACGACCTTCCGGAGTACGTGGAACGGCTGGCCCGCCGCTACCTGGCCGGCCGGACCGACGGCGAGAGCTTCGCCAACTGGGTGATCAGGGTCGACGAGGAGGAACTCCGATGA